A genomic window from Osmerus eperlanus chromosome 5, fOsmEpe2.1, whole genome shotgun sequence includes:
- the LOC134021305 gene encoding pyruvate dehydrogenase protein X component-like, with the protein MAASLRLGRQGIIFGLRLSKLKKCSWSSHSWQDHVRHIFQSPSFFGVAPVKVQMPALSPTMEEGNIVKWLKKEGEPVAAGDALCEIETDKAVVTMESSDDGVLAKILMEEGSRSVPLGTLIALMVEEGEDWKQVDIPPPQAAAPAPPPAPAAAPAAPPPPPPKPAATGPQHIPHHHNIRPMTIDIINTPLEQRGMCKTHEEQVLSVLLRLSPAARHILDTHGLDPLLATRTGPRGLITKE; encoded by the exons TTATATTCGGTCTTAGATTGTCAAAGCTTAAAAAATGTTCATGGTCTTCACATTCGTGGCAAGACCATGTCAGGCATATATTTCAGTCCCCATCATTCTTCG GGGTCGCCCCAGTCAAAGTGCAGATGCCGGCTCTATCCCCGACCATGGAGGAGGGCAACATCGTCAAATGGCTGAAGAAAGAAG gtgagCCGGTGGCTGCCGGAGATGCTCTCTGTGAGATTGAGACCGACAAGGCTGTGGTTACCATGGAGTCCAGCGATGACGGTGTTTTGGCCAAGATATTG atgGAGGAGGGTAGCCGCAGCGTGCCCCTGGGCACTCTCATAGCCCTGAtggtggaagagggggaggactggAAGCAGGTggacatcccccccccacaggcaGCCGCCCCCgcgcctccccctgcccccgctGCGGCCCCCGCcgctccgcccccccctcctcccaaacCAGCCGCCACAGGACC TCAGCATATTCCACATCATCACAACATCCGCCCCATGACTATTGACATCATCAACACTCCTCTGGAGCAGAGGGGCATGTGCAAAACACATGAGGAGCAGGTCCTATCTGTTTT GTTGCGTTTGAGTCCAGCAGCAAGGCACATCCTGGACACACACGGCCTGGACCCCCTGCTAGCCACACGCACCGGGCCCAGGGGCCTCATCACCAAGGAGTGA